Proteins co-encoded in one Cricetulus griseus strain 17A/GY chromosome 1 unlocalized genomic scaffold, alternate assembly CriGri-PICRH-1.0 chr1_1, whole genome shotgun sequence genomic window:
- the Stox2 gene encoding storkhead-box protein 2 isoform X2 has product MKKTRSTTLRRAWPSSDFSDRASDRMRSRSEKDYRLHKRFPAAFAPQASRGYMTSGDVSPISMSPISQSQFIPLGEILCLAISTMNSARKPVTQEALMEHLTTCFPGVPTPSQEILRHTLNTLVRERKIYPTPDGYFIVTPQTYFITPSLIRTNSKWYHLDERVPDRSQCTSPQPGTITPSASGCVRERTLPRKHCDSCHCCREDVHSMHASTLQRKPAKDCKDPYCPPPLCQVPPTEKSKSTINFSYKTETLSKPKDGEKQSKKFGLKLFRLSFKKDKTKQLANFSAQFPPEEWPLRDEDTPTTIPREVEMEIIRRINPDLTVENVMRHTALMKKLEEEKAHRSKAGSSAHHSGRSKKSRTHRKSHGKSRSHSKTRVSKGDPSDGSHLDIPGEREYEFCDPLTRAPREGCFIIEHKGDNFIMHSNTNVIESHFPMTPEWDVSGELAKRRTEMPFPEPSRGSSHSKVHRSHSHTQDRRSRNERSNKAKERSRSMDNSKGPLGASSLGTPEDLAEGCSQDDQTPSQSYIDDSTLRPAQTIGHQRAHISPASYKEVCIPEIVGGSKEPSSACSILEPGKTPESMPSYGELSPCPAKTAVDDYFQCNTSSETVLTAPSPLGKNKEDHDTLTLVEGVKKLSPSERQTPHSSREPVGHKEESPKGPGGGPAASGGVSEGMANGRLVQHHSAEPSSLDKRKEIFSKDTLFKPLHSTLSVNSYHKSSLSLLKSHPKSPADTLPGRCEKLEPSLGTSVAQAMPTSQRQQESGGNQEASFDYYNVSDDDDSEEGANKNTEEEKNRDDVGTMQWLLEREKERDLQRKFEKNLTLLTPKETDSSSNQRATHSARLDSMDSSSITVDSGFNSPRTRESLASNTSSIVESNRRQNPALSPAHGGAGPNFNFRASTDAPTNEAEKLQKPSNCLQASVTSV; this is encoded by the exons GTGATGTGTCACCAATCAGTATGTCCCCCATCAGTCAATCTCAGTTTATTCCACTCGGGGAAATCCTTTGCTTGGCCATCTCCACAATGAACTCTGCAAGAAAGCCTGTCACCCAAGAAGCACTGATGGAACACCTGACGACCTGTTTCCCAG GTGTTCCAACCCCAAGCCAAGAAATTTTACGGCATACACTCAACACCCTGGTACGGGAGAGGAAAATCTACCCGACTCCAGACGGCTATTTCATTGTGACACCACAGACTTACTTCATCACTCCGTCCCTCATAAGAACTAACAGTAAGTGGTACCACTTGGATGAGAGGGTACCTGACAGGTCTCAGTGTACCTCTCCACAACCCGGAACCATAACGCCCTCTGCCTCAGGCTGTGTCAGGGAAAGAACATTACCCAGAAAGCACTGCGACTCTTGCCACTGTTGCCGAGAAGACGTGCACAGCATGCATGCCTCCACTCTGCAGAGGAAACCGGCCAAGGACTGCAAAGACCCTTACTGCCCTCCTCCACTATGCCAGGTGCCGCCCactgaaaaaagcaaaagtacTATAAATTTCTCTTATAAGACAGAAACTCTCTCAAAGCCTAAAGATGGTGAAAAGCAGTCCAAAAAATTTGGCCTCAAGTTATTCCGGCTGAGTTTTAAGAAAGACAAGACCAAACAGCTGGCCAATTTTTCTGCCCAGTTTCCTCCTGAGGAGTGGCCCCTGAGAGACGAGGACACGCCAACGACCATCCCCcgggaggtggagatggagatCATACGGCGTATCAACCCGGACTTGACGGTGGAGAATGTCATGAGGCACACGGCACTGATGAAAAAGCTTGAAGAAGAAAAGGCACACCGGAgcaaagctgggtcctctgccCACCACAGTGGAAGGAGTAAAAAGAGCCGGACTCACCGAAAGTCCCACGGGAAGTCTCGGTCCCATAGCAAGACTCGAGTGTCCAAAGGAGATCCTTCGGATGGCTCCCATCTGGATATCCCAGGTGAGAGGGAGTATGAATTCTGCGACCCTCTAACCAGGGCCCCCAGGGAGGGCTGCTTCATCATTGAACACAAAGGAGACAACTTCATCATGCACAGCAACACGAACGTGATCGAGTCCCATTTCCCCATGACGCCAGAATGGGATGTGTCTGGTGAACTGGCCAAAAGGAGAACGGAGATGCCCTTTCCCGAACCTTCCCGGGGAAGCTCCCACTCCAAAGTGCACCGAAGCCACAGCCATACCCAGGACCGGAGGTCCAGGAATGAGAGATCCAACAAGGCCAAGGAGAGATCCAGGTCGATGGATAACTCCAAAGGCCCCCTGGGCGCTTCTTCTCTCGGGACTCCGGAAGACCTGGCAGAAGGCTGCAGCCAAGATGACCAGACCCCCAGCCAGTCCTACATTGACGACAGTACTTTAAGGCCTGCACAGACTATTGGTCATCAAAGGGCTCATATTTCCCCTGCCAGCTATAAAGAGGTGTGCATTCCAGAAATAGTTGGTGGCAGCAAGGAACCTTCAAGTGCTTGTAGCATTTTGGAGCCAGGCAAAACCCCTGAGAGTATGCCATCCTATGGGGAACTCAGCCCCTGCCCAGCAAAAACAGCTGTGGATGACTATTTTCAGTGCAACACCTCTAGCGAGACTGTGCTTACTGCGCCATCACCTTTGGGGAAGAATAAAGAGGACCATGACACGTTGACCCTGGTGGAGGGGGTAAAAAAGCTGTCTCCGTCTGAGAGACAGACTCcccattcttccagagaacctgttGGGCACAAGGAGGAGTCACCAAAAGGGCCAGGTGGGGGCCCTGCTGCCTCTGGTGGTGTGTCAGAGGGAATGGCCAATGGCCGCCTTGTCCAGCACCATAGCGCAGAACCCAGCAGCCtggacaaaaggaaagaaatattcaGCAAAGACACACTGTTCAAACCTCTACACAGCACCTTGTCTGTAAACAGCTATCACAAGTCCAGCCTATCCCTCCTCAAATCTCACCCGAAGTCACCTGCTGACACACTGCCAGGCCGATGCGAAAAACTGGAACCTTCCCTTGGGACATCGGTGGCCCAAGCCATGCCTACGTCCCAGCGTCAGCAGGAGTCTGGGGGGAACCAGGAGGCTTCTTTTGACTATTACAATGTCTCCGATGATGATGACTCTGAGGAAGGGGCCAACAAAAAcacagaggaggagaaaaatagaGATGACGTGGGCACTATGCAGTGGCTCcttgagagggagaaggaaagagacttGCAAAGGAAGTTTGAGAAGAATCTTACCCTCCTCACCCCAAAAGAAACTGATAGCAGCAGCAACCAGAGAGCCACCCATTCGGCCCGCCTGGACAGCATGGACAGCAGCAGCATCACCGTGGACAGTGGATTCAACTCCCCACG CACTCGGGAGAGCCTGGCTTCCAACACATCAAGCATTGTTGAAAGCAACCGCCGTCAGAACCCTGCTTTGAGTCCGGCCCATGGCGGAGCTGGTCCAAACTTCAACTTCCGTGCAAGTACGGATGCCCCGACCAATGAAGCTGAGAAATTACAGAAACCTTCCAACTGCTTGCAAGCTTCTGTTACTAGTGTATGa